From the genome of Solibacillus sp. FSL H8-0538:
GAGTTACTAAAAGGTATTCCAGGCGTGAAGCTTGTTGAAATGGAACGTAACCGCGAATCCGCTATGTGTTGTGGTGCAGGTGGTGGTTTAATGTGGATGGAAGAACATGTTGGAAACCGCATTAATGTTGCACGGACAGAGCAAGCATTAGCAACGGAAGCATCGGTTATTTCTTCAGGTTGTCCTTATTGCTTAACGATGCTACAAGATGGTACGAAAGCGAAGGAAGTCGAAGAGCAAATCGGTACGTACGATATCGCAGAGCTATTAGAGCGTGCTGTATTTGGTAATGGCTCACCTACGGAAGAGGAGGTCGCTGAGGAATTGGTTGAGGAAGTCACAGAAGTGTTAGCGGAAGCTGCAGTTGTTGCACAGGACGTTTCGGCTGGCGTACAAGAAACAAATGTGGATGCGAAACAAAAACAAGTCGCGGCTGAAGAAATTGTAGCTGAAACAATGGTAACTGAGCCAAAATCCGTAGAAGAACCTATTATTTAAGGGGAAAAAGAAAATTGTTGATTATATTCAAGTAATTAAATTGCGAAAATTTAAAATATTTTGTACAATTTCATTAACAAAGAAATGGGAGTTTACTAGACTCCCATTTTTCGTACGCTTTCATTGAGCGAGCGTTCAGTCGATTTTGAATTTCGTAAGAAAATAGTAACAATTTTTATATGTCTAGGCATTCGCGCGACATCCTCGAGGTCGCTTTAACTCCGCAAGCACACTTGTCAGGAGTCTCCAGCGCTTGTCGGGTGTAAACGGACGGGAATGCACTTTTCCTAAAGGGGTGGGATGATTGACAAAAACGGTGATTATAGACGGGGCAAGAACTGCTTTTGGAAAGTTTGGCGGCGCACTAGCAACATTAACAGCAAGTGATTTAGGTGGATTAGCGATCAAGGCTGCACTTGAAAAATCAAATGTTCCAGCAGAAACGATTGATGAAGTAATCATGGGAACAGTTTTGCAGGCAGGGCAAGGACAAATTCCTTCAAGACAAGCGGCGGCAAAAGCAGGTATTCCGTGGAGCGTAAAAACGGAAACAATCAATAAAGTATGCGCTTCGGGTATGCGAAGTGTCACACTTGCAGATCAGCTTATTCGTTTAGGGGACGAGGAAGTGGTAGTAGCAGGCGGCATGGAATCGATGTCGAATGCACCGTACTATTTGCCAAAGGGGCGTTTTGGTTTACGGATGGGTGATGCACAAATCGTTGACGGAATGGTTTATGACGGACTATCGTGCTCGTTTGATCCGAATCATGTACATATGGGCTCATACGGCAACTCGACAGCCGATGAATTTCATATTACGCGCGAGCAGCAAGATGCATGGGCTGTGCGTAGCCACGAACGTGCACTGCAAGCCATCCAAACAGGCAAGTTTGCCGAGGAAATTATA
Proteins encoded in this window:
- a CDS encoding acetyl-CoA C-acetyltransferase; this encodes MTKTVIIDGARTAFGKFGGALATLTASDLGGLAIKAALEKSNVPAETIDEVIMGTVLQAGQGQIPSRQAAAKAGIPWSVKTETINKVCASGMRSVTLADQLIRLGDEEVVVAGGMESMSNAPYYLPKGRFGLRMGDAQIVDGMVYDGLSCSFDPNHVHMGSYGNSTADEFHITREQQDAWAVRSHERALQAIQTGKFAEEIIPVEIPQRKGESVSVTEDEAPRVGTTLQTLAGLKSAFSKEGTITAGNAPGINDGACALVLMSEERAAKENRTPLAMIIGHAEIAIEPKDFPQTPGLVINTLLEKTGKLLPDIDLIEINEAFAAVALVSNQLAGLDPEKVNVNGGAVALGHPIGASGARIILTLAYELKRRGGGLGIAAICSGGGQGDAVLIEVPKQGE